The Streptomyces sp. DH-12 genome has a window encoding:
- the arsB gene encoding ACR3 family arsenite efflux transporter, with translation MTSTEPATARARGADAAGDDSIVKKLSTLDRYLAVWILLAMAVGLGLGRLIPGMNDALARIEIGGISLPIALGLLVMMYPVLAKVRYDRLDRVTGDKKLMVSSLVINWIVGPAVMFALAWTFLPDLPEYRTGLIVVGLARCIAMVIIWNDLACGDREAAAVLVALNSVFQVLAFGLLGWFYLDLLPRWMNLGDGQGLDVSVWHIALNVVVFLGVPLLAGFLTRRIGEQKLGRTGYEATFLPRIGPWALYGLLFTIVILFALQGRTITSQPLDVARIALPLLVYFAVMFFGAFLLGKGLGLAYDRTATLAFTAAGNNFELAIAVAVATFGVTSGQALSGVVGPLIEVPVLIGLVHVALAWRGKFAADAVTTAP, from the coding sequence GTGACCTCCACCGAGCCCGCCACCGCACGCGCCCGAGGCGCCGACGCGGCCGGGGACGACTCGATCGTCAAGAAGCTCTCCACCCTCGACCGCTACCTCGCGGTGTGGATCCTGCTCGCCATGGCCGTCGGCCTGGGCCTGGGCCGCCTGATCCCGGGGATGAACGACGCGCTCGCGAGGATCGAGATCGGCGGGATCTCCCTGCCGATCGCGCTCGGCCTGCTCGTGATGATGTACCCGGTCCTGGCCAAGGTCCGCTACGACCGGCTCGACCGCGTGACCGGCGACAAGAAGCTGATGGTCTCCTCGCTGGTCATCAACTGGATCGTCGGCCCTGCGGTGATGTTCGCCCTGGCGTGGACCTTCCTTCCGGACCTGCCCGAGTACCGCACCGGTCTGATCGTCGTCGGCCTGGCCCGCTGCATCGCCATGGTCATCATCTGGAACGACCTCGCCTGCGGCGACCGCGAGGCCGCGGCCGTCCTGGTCGCACTGAACTCGGTCTTCCAGGTCCTCGCGTTCGGGCTGCTGGGCTGGTTCTACCTCGACCTCCTGCCGCGCTGGATGAACCTCGGCGACGGCCAGGGCCTGGACGTGTCCGTGTGGCACATCGCGCTGAACGTCGTCGTCTTCCTCGGCGTCCCGCTGCTGGCCGGCTTCCTGACCCGCCGCATCGGCGAGCAGAAGCTGGGCCGTACCGGCTACGAGGCGACGTTCCTGCCGAGGATCGGCCCGTGGGCGCTGTACGGGCTGCTGTTCACGATCGTCATCCTCTTCGCCCTGCAAGGGAGGACCATCACCTCCCAGCCGCTGGACGTGGCCCGGATCGCGCTGCCGCTGCTGGTGTACTTCGCCGTCATGTTCTTCGGCGCCTTCCTCCTCGGCAAGGGCCTGGGCCTGGCCTACGACCGCACCGCGACCCTCGCCTTCACCGCGGCGGGCAACAACTTCGAGCTGGCCATCGCGGTCGCCGTCGCCACCTTCGGCGTCACCTCCGGTCAGGCCCTGTCCGGCGTCGTCGGCCCGCTCATCGAAGTCCCGGTGCTGATCGGCCTGGTCCACGTCGCGCTCGCCTGGCGCGGGAAGTTCGCCGCCGACGCGGTGACGACCGCCCCGTGA
- a CDS encoding DeoR/GlpR family DNA-binding transcription regulator has protein sequence MSKHERWSKLLELLAGEGRIDVDDAARALDVSPATIRRDLDELAEQQMLVRTRGGAIAHGVSYELPLRYKSSRHAPEKQRIATAVAGMIADGDVVGLNGGTTTTEVARALALRAGGNREGRGRREPAETSAPAYTVVTNALNIAGELAVRPQVKIVVTGGVARPQTYELVGPLTVGVLNEVVLDVAVLGVDGVDPQLGLMTHQEDEASVSRLFAERARRVIVVTDSSKMGRRAFARICGLDRVDVLVTDSGLPAETAARLAEAGIKVHAV, from the coding sequence ATGTCCAAGCACGAGCGGTGGAGCAAGCTGCTGGAACTGCTGGCCGGCGAGGGCAGGATCGACGTCGACGACGCGGCCCGCGCACTCGACGTCTCCCCCGCGACCATCCGCCGCGACCTCGACGAGCTCGCCGAGCAGCAGATGCTGGTCCGCACCCGCGGCGGCGCCATCGCGCACGGCGTCTCCTACGAACTGCCCCTGCGCTACAAGTCCTCCCGGCACGCACCCGAGAAGCAGCGCATCGCGACCGCCGTCGCCGGGATGATCGCCGACGGCGACGTGGTGGGCCTCAACGGCGGCACCACCACGACCGAGGTGGCCCGCGCCCTGGCCCTGCGGGCGGGCGGCAACCGCGAGGGACGGGGGCGGCGCGAGCCGGCCGAGACGTCGGCGCCCGCGTACACGGTCGTCACCAACGCCCTCAACATCGCCGGCGAACTCGCGGTCCGCCCCCAGGTGAAGATCGTCGTCACCGGCGGCGTCGCCCGCCCGCAGACGTACGAACTCGTCGGACCGCTCACCGTGGGCGTCCTCAACGAGGTCGTCCTCGATGTCGCGGTCCTCGGAGTCGACGGCGTGGATCCGCAGCTGGGGCTGATGACCCACCAGGAGGACGAGGCCAGCGTCAGCCGGCTGTTCGCCGAACGGGCGCGCCGCGTCATCGTGGTCACCGACTCCTCCAAGATGGGCCGGCGCGCCTTCGCCCGGATCTGCGGACTGGACCGCGTCGACGTGCTGGTGACCGACTCCGGCCTGCCCGCCGAGACCGCCGCCCGCCTCGCCGAGGCGGGCATCAAGGTCCACGCCGTCTGA
- a CDS encoding dienelactone hydrolase family protein, whose protein sequence is MADVVLFPHVQGLTSGVVAFADELRAAGHTVHVPDLFGGLTFDSPEAGTAHVEQVGFGEVAARGVRAADALPRDVVYAGFSLGVMAAQQLAQTRGGARGALLVHACLPVSEFGAAWPDGVPVQVHAMEDDPLFTEDADAARALVAGSRDAELFLYPGDRHLFADRSLTSYEPGAAGLLTQRAIEFLGSVGDAHRR, encoded by the coding sequence ATGGCTGACGTCGTACTGTTCCCTCACGTGCAGGGGCTGACCTCCGGCGTCGTCGCCTTCGCCGACGAGCTGCGTGCGGCCGGACACACCGTGCACGTCCCCGATCTGTTCGGCGGGCTCACCTTCGACTCGCCGGAGGCGGGGACGGCGCACGTGGAGCAGGTCGGGTTCGGGGAGGTCGCCGCTCGTGGGGTGCGCGCGGCCGACGCCCTCCCCCGTGACGTCGTCTACGCCGGTTTCTCGCTCGGGGTGATGGCCGCGCAGCAGCTGGCGCAGACGCGGGGCGGGGCACGGGGCGCACTGCTGGTGCACGCCTGCCTCCCGGTGTCCGAGTTCGGTGCGGCCTGGCCGGACGGTGTGCCGGTGCAGGTGCACGCGATGGAGGACGATCCGCTCTTCACCGAGGACGCCGACGCCGCCCGTGCGCTGGTCGCCGGCTCACGCGACGCGGAGCTGTTCCTGTATCCGGGGGACCGGCATCTGTTCGCGGACCGCTCGCTCACGTCCTACGAACCGGGGGCCGCCGGGCTTCTCACTCAACGGGCGATCGAGTTCCTCGGTTCGGTCGGGGACGCGCACCGGCGCTGA
- a CDS encoding ankyrin repeat domain-containing protein, with amino-acid sequence MSGRNDGWAGPGWDWTDVDVVRRRLDAGADPERWGGGGRPLHRAAVLGSPEVVAELAGRVADVDALEDGVTALWEAVVHHKPENARALAAAGADPWRPALAGWSPGRLSLAGPTPDLFPVPDGVRLTDAERAAAEEAHRLTAALGTFHYDGTGLACVAGIDAAEAVRRLEATPAAGDVVDLLLDDPYSYDMDESLRIVGVTTVPGGCVVTQPWGYAPDMTGVLRRLSEGTVCYGLYANPKSGNQGRIARDGVIEASDLHPGGGPRRGDTTEEVLTACLYLHHAVAHSCAYAGLRLTDRRAVVGPADVWVELPRRHFRRS; translated from the coding sequence GTGTCGGGGAGGAATGACGGCTGGGCCGGTCCGGGGTGGGACTGGACCGATGTCGACGTGGTGAGGCGGCGGTTGGACGCCGGGGCGGATCCGGAGAGGTGGGGCGGCGGAGGGCGGCCCTTGCACCGCGCGGCTGTGCTCGGGTCGCCGGAGGTCGTCGCGGAGCTGGCCGGGCGGGTCGCGGACGTGGACGCCCTGGAGGACGGGGTGACGGCGCTGTGGGAGGCCGTGGTGCACCACAAGCCGGAGAACGCCCGGGCGCTGGCTGCCGCCGGGGCCGATCCGTGGCGGCCCGCGCTCGCGGGCTGGTCGCCGGGGCGGCTCAGCCTTGCCGGGCCCACGCCCGACCTGTTTCCCGTGCCCGACGGGGTGCGCCTGACCGATGCCGAGCGGGCGGCCGCCGAGGAAGCACACCGGCTCACCGCTGCCCTGGGCACCTTTCACTACGACGGCACGGGGCTTGCCTGCGTCGCCGGGATCGATGCCGCCGAAGCGGTGCGGCGGCTCGAGGCGACGCCGGCGGCCGGCGACGTCGTCGACCTGCTGCTGGACGATCCGTACTCCTACGACATGGACGAGAGTCTGCGGATCGTCGGCGTGACGACCGTTCCCGGCGGCTGCGTCGTCACACAGCCCTGGGGGTACGCGCCGGACATGACGGGGGTTCTCCGTCGGTTGTCCGAGGGCACGGTGTGCTACGGGCTGTACGCCAATCCGAAGAGCGGAAACCAGGGCCGCATCGCTCGCGACGGCGTGATCGAGGCGTCCGACCTGCACCCCGGCGGAGGGCCGCGGCGGGGTGACACGACGGAGGAGGTGCTGACCGCCTGCCTGTACCTCCACCACGCCGTGGCCCACTCCTGCGCCTACGCCGGACTGCGGCTCACCGACCGCCGTGCCGTCGTGGGACCGGCCGACGTGTGGGTCGAACTGCCGCGTCGCCACTTCCGGAGGAGCTGA
- a CDS encoding DEAD/DEAH box helicase, translating to MEWMTPRQAAPLARCAAVFEPGDPARTGRVAFWDPAGGTPPQAPGGAAGEADLVVPDGDGFTVRTVPVLRLTPAHALPALLHARRTATATTTSDGLTGGDGTPPHRAAVFWGAVAALALHLIARERLLPGVSPAGYDTWRAGPFDADDIARVRELADAAPGEAVAVPGTAPTASVRAFLDAVADTLPRTPAAELATGRAAFAATEPQHVPQLRAWAEEISAGLDSGVRMSLRVELTDAPGTPGDAEPPRPRLVPRAHSLADPTLALDADELFARADHALGPGAQADMVLAVRRAASVWEPLGRLLPVPTALDLSDEELRDLLGGAAGRLAGHGIDVTWPETATGALTARAVAGADRVPPADLRSFFDGDGTVDLRWRIELDGEPLTAEEVAAVAGGGAVVRLRGRWILVDAGVARKARERRLPPLTAIEALAVALTGHTDIGGERARVAPSAWLDALRRALADPDGGDGPVAQPARLTATLRDYQLRGLRWMDRMTSLGLGGCLADDMGLGKTIQLISLHLLRQERPEDRGPTLVVCPASLLGNWEREVGRFAPGTPVRRHHGPGRTLDGADEGFVLTTYGTMRLDADRLGAHAWGLVVADEAQHVKNPHSSTAKALRLIGARARIALTGTPVENNLSELWAVLDWTTPGLLGTHGRFRKRWIAPIEAERVLAADGDGEQRTARLLSELVRPFLLRRRKTDPGIAPELPPKTETDRPVALTAEQETLYREQVETVMGEIRAGAGGIARSGLVLKLLTGLKQICNHPAQFLKEGADAALAGRSGKLELLDELLATITAEGGAALVFTQYVTMGRLLERHLRERGTAAALLHGGTPVAKREELVRRFQDGEFPVFLLSLKAAGTGLNLTRADHVVHYDRWWNPAVEAQATDRAHRIGQTRPVQVHRLIAEGTVEDRIAALLEAKKELADSVLGSGEQALTELTNDELANLVELRSTA from the coding sequence ATGGAGTGGATGACACCGCGGCAGGCCGCGCCGCTGGCGCGCTGTGCGGCCGTGTTCGAACCGGGGGACCCCGCCCGCACGGGCCGGGTCGCCTTCTGGGACCCGGCCGGCGGCACACCGCCCCAGGCGCCGGGCGGCGCAGCGGGCGAGGCGGACCTCGTGGTCCCGGACGGCGACGGATTCACCGTCCGGACCGTGCCCGTACTGCGCCTGACCCCGGCCCACGCCCTGCCCGCCCTCCTCCACGCCCGCCGCACGGCCACAGCCACGACCACCAGCGACGGCCTCACCGGCGGCGACGGGACCCCACCGCACCGCGCCGCCGTCTTCTGGGGAGCGGTCGCCGCCCTCGCCCTGCACCTGATCGCCCGCGAACGCCTGCTCCCCGGCGTGTCCCCGGCCGGCTACGACACCTGGCGGGCCGGCCCGTTCGACGCCGACGACATCGCCCGCGTCCGGGAACTCGCCGACGCCGCCCCCGGCGAGGCCGTCGCCGTGCCCGGCACCGCCCCGACGGCATCGGTGCGGGCGTTCCTCGACGCCGTCGCCGACACCCTCCCGCGCACTCCCGCCGCCGAACTCGCCACAGGCCGTGCGGCGTTCGCCGCGACCGAACCCCAGCACGTACCGCAACTGCGCGCCTGGGCCGAGGAGATCTCCGCCGGACTCGACTCGGGCGTACGCATGTCCCTGCGCGTCGAACTCACCGACGCCCCCGGCACCCCTGGTGACGCGGAACCGCCCCGCCCCCGCCTGGTGCCCCGCGCCCACAGCCTGGCCGACCCCACCCTGGCCCTGGACGCCGACGAACTGTTCGCCCGCGCCGATCACGCCCTCGGACCGGGCGCCCAGGCCGACATGGTGCTCGCCGTCCGCCGTGCCGCGAGCGTGTGGGAGCCGTTGGGACGGCTGCTGCCCGTACCCACCGCCCTGGACCTGAGCGACGAGGAACTGCGGGACCTGCTGGGCGGGGCCGCGGGACGGCTGGCCGGGCACGGCATCGACGTCACCTGGCCCGAGACGGCCACCGGGGCGCTCACGGCCCGCGCGGTGGCCGGCGCCGATCGGGTGCCGCCCGCCGACCTGCGTTCGTTCTTCGACGGCGACGGCACCGTCGACCTGCGCTGGCGCATCGAACTGGACGGTGAACCCCTCACCGCCGAGGAGGTGGCGGCCGTCGCCGGAGGCGGGGCCGTGGTCCGGCTGCGCGGCCGCTGGATCCTCGTCGACGCCGGCGTCGCCCGCAAGGCCCGCGAACGCCGGCTGCCGCCGCTCACCGCGATCGAGGCGCTCGCCGTCGCCCTGACCGGCCACACCGACATCGGCGGGGAGCGGGCACGGGTGGCGCCCAGCGCGTGGCTGGACGCCCTGCGCCGCGCCCTCGCCGATCCCGACGGCGGCGACGGACCGGTGGCGCAGCCCGCCCGCCTGACCGCCACCCTGCGCGACTACCAGCTGCGCGGCCTGCGCTGGATGGACCGCATGACCTCCCTCGGCCTCGGCGGCTGCCTCGCCGACGACATGGGCCTGGGCAAGACGATCCAGCTGATCTCGCTGCACCTGCTGCGCCAGGAACGCCCCGAGGACCGCGGCCCCACCCTGGTCGTCTGCCCCGCCTCCCTGCTGGGCAACTGGGAACGCGAGGTCGGCCGCTTCGCCCCGGGCACCCCGGTGCGCCGCCACCACGGCCCCGGCCGCACCCTCGACGGCGCCGACGAGGGCTTCGTCCTCACCACGTACGGCACCATGCGCCTGGACGCCGACCGGCTCGGCGCGCACGCCTGGGGCCTGGTCGTCGCCGACGAGGCCCAGCACGTGAAGAACCCCCACTCCTCCACCGCCAAGGCGCTGCGGCTGATCGGCGCCCGAGCCCGCATCGCACTCACCGGCACCCCCGTGGAGAACAACCTCTCCGAACTGTGGGCGGTCCTCGACTGGACCACGCCCGGACTCCTGGGCACCCACGGCAGGTTCCGCAAGCGCTGGATCGCACCCATCGAGGCCGAACGCGTCCTCGCCGCGGACGGGGACGGGGAGCAGCGCACCGCCCGCCTCCTGTCGGAACTGGTACGGCCGTTCCTGCTGCGCCGCCGCAAGACCGACCCGGGCATCGCGCCCGAACTGCCGCCGAAGACCGAGACGGACCGGCCGGTCGCGCTCACCGCCGAGCAGGAAACCCTCTACCGCGAGCAGGTCGAGACGGTGATGGGCGAGATCCGGGCCGGCGCGGGCGGCATCGCCCGCAGCGGCCTGGTGCTGAAGCTGCTCACCGGCCTCAAGCAGATCTGCAACCACCCCGCGCAGTTCCTCAAGGAGGGGGCGGACGCGGCGCTCGCGGGCCGCTCCGGGAAGCTGGAACTGCTCGACGAACTCCTCGCCACCATCACCGCCGAGGGCGGCGCGGCCCTGGTCTTCACCCAGTACGTGACCATGGGCCGCCTGCTCGAGCGCCATCTGCGCGAGCGCGGCACCGCCGCCGCCCTGCTGCACGGCGGCACACCGGTCGCCAAGCGGGAGGAGCTGGTACGACGGTTCCAGGACGGTGAGTTCCCCGTCTTCCTGCTGTCACTGAAGGCGGCCGGCACCGGCCTGAACCTCACCCGCGCCGACCACGTCGTGCACTACGACCGCTGGTGGAACCCGGCCGTCGAGGCCCAGGCCACCGACCGCGCCCACCGCATCGGCCAGACCAGGCCGGTGCAGGTGCACCGGCTGATCGCCGAGGGCACCGTCGAGGACCGCATCGCCGCCCTGCTGGAAGCGAAGAAGGAACTCGCCGACTCCGTCCTCGGCTCCGGCGAGCAGGCGCTGACCGAGCTGACCAACGACGAGCTGGCCAACCTGGTGGAACTGAGGAGCACGGCATGA
- a CDS encoding ArsO family NAD(P)H-dependent flavin-containing monooxygenase: MTQHTDVVVVGGGQAGLAAGYHLRRQGLDFVILDAGTAPGGSWRHMWDSLHLFSPAGHSSLPGRLMPAQPGETYPDAGHVVDYLTDYEKRYDLPVQHGARVRAVRRDGGRLLAESEAGTWRARAVISATGTWSRPFLPAVPGRSVFAGRQLHTVDYRSPAGFGGKRVLVVGGGNSGAQIAADLALDGRVETTWVTRRPPRFLPDDIDGRALFDVATARRRALDAGRGDTGGVASLGDIVAVPPVRAARDAGLLSARPMFARFTADGVRWADGSQAGADAVIWCTGFRPALSHLAPLGLRGPRGRVPTDGTRALGEPRLHLLGYGDWTGPASATLIGVGRTARDAARDIAGLLA; this comes from the coding sequence GTGACCCAGCACACGGACGTGGTGGTGGTCGGCGGCGGCCAGGCAGGACTCGCCGCCGGCTACCACCTGCGCCGCCAGGGCCTCGACTTCGTGATCCTGGACGCCGGCACCGCGCCCGGCGGGTCCTGGCGGCACATGTGGGACTCCCTGCACCTGTTCTCCCCGGCCGGGCACTCCTCGCTGCCCGGACGGCTCATGCCCGCCCAGCCCGGTGAGACGTACCCGGACGCCGGGCACGTGGTGGACTACCTCACCGACTACGAGAAGCGCTACGACCTGCCCGTCCAGCACGGCGCCCGCGTGCGGGCCGTACGCCGCGACGGCGGCAGGCTCCTGGCCGAGTCGGAGGCCGGGACATGGCGGGCCCGGGCGGTGATCAGCGCGACCGGCACGTGGTCGCGCCCCTTCCTCCCCGCCGTCCCCGGCCGGTCCGTCTTCGCCGGGCGGCAACTGCACACGGTGGACTACCGTTCCCCGGCCGGATTCGGAGGAAAGCGGGTCCTCGTGGTCGGGGGCGGCAATTCCGGTGCCCAGATCGCAGCCGACCTCGCCCTGGACGGACGCGTCGAGACGACCTGGGTGACGCGGCGCCCGCCGCGGTTCCTGCCGGACGACATCGACGGCCGGGCCCTGTTCGACGTCGCCACCGCCCGCCGTCGCGCCCTGGACGCGGGCCGCGGCGACACCGGCGGGGTGGCCTCGCTCGGCGACATCGTGGCCGTACCGCCGGTCCGCGCCGCCCGCGACGCAGGACTCCTGTCCGCGAGGCCGATGTTCGCCCGGTTCACCGCCGACGGTGTCCGGTGGGCCGACGGCAGCCAGGCCGGCGCGGACGCGGTCATCTGGTGCACCGGCTTCCGTCCCGCTCTGTCCCACCTCGCGCCGCTGGGCCTGCGCGGGCCGCGCGGCCGCGTCCCCACCGACGGCACCCGCGCCCTGGGCGAGCCACGGCTGCACCTGCTC
- a CDS encoding Gfo/Idh/MocA family oxidoreductase, producing MPELPAVSRRLLLGGALATGAAAAGAAAAGTAHAAPAAGAVGAHAPLPVRTPPRRRGQRSMIDVPFDVHGTVRVGIIGLGNRGSGMAEGWAAVPGCRVTAVCDIRANRAASVANRLVALGRPRPAEHGGSADAYAQMLKRDDIDLVYIATPWEFHHQQGKEALEAGKHAIVELPVATELDELWDLVDTSERTRRHLMLAENCSYGRNELAMLKMAHDGLFGDVTNGHGGYLHDLRELLFSDTYYTDSWRRLWHTRSTASFYPMHGLAPIAAAMDINRGDRMTVLRATATEPKGLADYRERFIDRSHPSWKETYINGDLVTCLIDTAKGRVIRAEHDVSSPRPYSRINSLAGSHGIFEDYAGTSATGGRIYVEPDHGGHSWRAFDAYRKEFDHWLWRTIGDDAANNGGHGGMDYILQWRTVQVMRAGLVPDIDVYDSAAWCAPVPLSVTSLAAGGRPVAYPDFTRGSWVNLRTGLDSRESAMPPVA from the coding sequence ATGCCCGAACTCCCCGCAGTCTCCCGCAGGTTGCTCCTGGGCGGCGCCCTGGCCACCGGTGCTGCGGCCGCCGGCGCCGCGGCCGCCGGCACGGCGCACGCTGCGCCGGCGGCCGGAGCCGTCGGTGCACACGCGCCGCTGCCGGTGCGCACTCCCCCGCGCCGTCGCGGCCAGCGCTCGATGATCGACGTGCCGTTCGACGTCCATGGGACCGTCCGCGTGGGGATCATCGGTCTCGGCAACCGCGGGTCGGGGATGGCGGAGGGCTGGGCGGCCGTTCCCGGATGCCGGGTGACCGCTGTCTGCGACATCCGCGCCAACCGTGCCGCGTCCGTGGCGAACCGGCTCGTCGCCCTGGGCAGGCCCCGTCCCGCCGAGCACGGCGGCTCCGCGGACGCCTACGCGCAGATGCTGAAGCGGGACGACATCGACCTCGTGTACATCGCCACGCCCTGGGAGTTCCACCACCAGCAGGGCAAGGAAGCCTTGGAGGCCGGCAAGCACGCCATCGTCGAGCTGCCCGTCGCCACCGAGCTGGACGAGTTGTGGGACCTCGTCGACACCTCCGAGCGCACCCGCCGTCATCTGATGCTGGCGGAGAACTGCTCCTACGGCCGCAACGAGCTGGCCATGCTGAAGATGGCGCACGACGGACTGTTCGGCGACGTCACCAACGGCCACGGGGGCTACCTGCACGATCTGCGCGAACTGCTGTTCTCCGACACGTACTACACCGACTCCTGGCGCCGGTTGTGGCACACGCGCAGCACCGCGTCGTTCTACCCGATGCACGGCCTGGCGCCGATCGCCGCCGCGATGGACATCAACCGCGGTGACCGCATGACCGTGCTGCGGGCGACCGCCACCGAGCCGAAGGGGCTCGCCGACTACCGGGAGCGTTTCATCGACCGGTCCCATCCCTCGTGGAAGGAGACCTACATCAACGGCGACCTCGTCACCTGTCTGATCGACACCGCCAAGGGGCGGGTGATCCGGGCGGAGCACGACGTCAGTTCGCCGCGGCCGTACAGCAGGATCAACAGCCTGGCGGGCAGCCACGGGATCTTCGAGGACTATGCGGGCACGTCGGCGACCGGGGGCCGGATCTACGTCGAGCCGGACCACGGCGGGCACTCCTGGCGCGCCTTCGACGCCTACCGCAAGGAGTTCGACCACTGGCTGTGGAGGACGATCGGCGACGACGCCGCGAACAACGGCGGGCACGGCGGCATGGACTACATCCTGCAGTGGCGCACCGTGCAGGTGATGCGGGCCGGCCTGGTGCCGGACATCGACGTCTATGACTCCGCCGCCTGGTGCGCGCCGGTGCCGCTGAGCGTCACGTCCCTTGCCGCCGGGGGCCGTCCGGTGGCGTACCCGGACTTCACCCGCGGTTCCTGGGTCAACCTCCGCACGGGTCTGGACTCCCGTGAGTCGGCCATGCCTCCCGTCGCGTGA
- a CDS encoding NEW3 domain-containing protein, translating to MKATRRVSPLRALRAVAVAASLALVAVPAATAAEPPADAPAARTEVSVSPVDLDGPAISTVTVTVKNAGPQRMRSLKVAFAGPVGWAVQPSVAAVSGSLAAGASAEAAFRVRVPEKRPGFVLRTFTATATYSGGDGAGSATGTRTEVVGSPLPDLAAAYDNVGVTDEGDTAPGDYDGEGNSFSAQKLAAVGLTPGATVRALGAELTWPEAEPGTPGNVSSAGQAITLSGQGSRLVFLGSGVGSAATGTATVHYTDGTSSRGRFGFPNWSFDPADAHGATLVASADGRNRPDGYGNAGIAYRIFAHSVPLDASKQVAFVVLPSNGNVHVFAMAVAP from the coding sequence ATGAAGGCGACCCGTCGGGTCAGTCCCCTCAGAGCGCTGAGAGCCGTGGCGGTGGCGGCCTCCCTGGCGCTCGTCGCGGTGCCCGCCGCCACCGCCGCCGAGCCTCCGGCGGACGCGCCGGCCGCGCGGACCGAGGTGTCCGTCTCGCCCGTCGACCTGGACGGTCCGGCGATCTCGACCGTCACGGTGACCGTGAAGAACGCCGGACCGCAGCGGATGCGGTCGCTGAAGGTGGCGTTCGCGGGGCCCGTCGGTTGGGCGGTGCAGCCGTCCGTCGCCGCCGTGTCCGGCTCGCTCGCCGCGGGCGCGTCCGCCGAGGCGGCGTTCCGTGTCCGGGTGCCGGAGAAACGGCCCGGGTTCGTGCTGCGCACGTTCACCGCCACGGCGACCTACAGCGGTGGGGACGGGGCCGGTTCGGCGACCGGGACCCGTACCGAGGTCGTCGGCAGTCCGCTGCCCGATCTCGCCGCCGCCTACGACAACGTGGGCGTCACCGACGAGGGTGACACGGCGCCCGGCGACTACGACGGGGAGGGCAACAGCTTCTCCGCGCAGAAGCTGGCCGCCGTCGGGCTGACGCCCGGCGCCACCGTCCGCGCCCTCGGCGCGGAACTCACGTGGCCCGAGGCGGAACCGGGCACCCCGGGCAACGTCTCGTCCGCCGGCCAGGCGATCACCCTGAGCGGTCAGGGCAGCAGGCTCGTGTTCCTCGGGTCGGGCGTCGGCAGCGCGGCCACCGGCACGGCCACGGTCCACTACACCGACGGCACCAGCAGCCGCGGCCGGTTCGGGTTCCCCAACTGGTCGTTCGACCCGGCCGACGCGCACGGTGCGACCCTGGTGGCGTCCGCCGACGGCCGCAACCGGCCGGACGGGTACGGCAACGCGGGGATCGCCTACCGGATCTTCGCCCACTCCGTGCCGCTGGACGCGTCGAAGCAGGTGGCGTTCGTGGTGCTGCCGTCCAACGGGAACGTCCACGTCTTCGCCATGGCCGTCGCCCCGTAG
- a CDS encoding arsenate reductase ArsC: MADKPSVLFVCVHNAGRSQMAAAWLTHLAGDRVEVRSAGSDPGDRVNPAAVAAMAEVGIDISARTPKSLTADAVRESDVCITMGCGDTCPVFPGKRYLDWKLDDPAGQGVDAVRPIRDEIKALVEDLIAEIAPATPEGTA; encoded by the coding sequence ATGGCCGACAAGCCGTCCGTCCTGTTCGTCTGCGTCCACAACGCAGGCCGCTCCCAGATGGCCGCAGCATGGCTGACCCACCTGGCCGGTGACCGCGTCGAGGTCCGCTCCGCCGGCTCCGACCCCGGCGACCGCGTCAACCCGGCCGCCGTCGCGGCCATGGCCGAGGTCGGCATCGACATCTCCGCCCGGACGCCGAAGTCGCTCACCGCCGACGCGGTCCGTGAGTCGGACGTCTGCATCACGATGGGGTGCGGCGACACCTGCCCGGTGTTCCCCGGCAAGCGCTACCTCGACTGGAAGCTCGACGACCCGGCCGGACAGGGTGTCGACGCCGTCCGCCCCATCCGCGATGAGATCAAGGCCCTCGTGGAGGACCTGATCGCCGAGATCGCCCCGGCGACGCCGGAGGGTACGGCGTGA
- a CDS encoding metalloregulator ArsR/SmtB family transcription factor — MLTSVDPEVIRVLGDPLRLKIVTLLARETLCTTHLVEETGARQTNLSNHMKVLREAGIVETEPCGRFVYYKLKPEVLAGLSEQFAGLAALARTAAENKRACP, encoded by the coding sequence ATGCTGACTTCAGTCGATCCTGAGGTGATCCGGGTGCTGGGCGATCCGCTCCGCCTGAAGATCGTCACCCTGCTGGCGCGCGAGACGCTCTGTACGACGCACCTGGTGGAGGAGACCGGAGCCAGGCAGACCAACCTGTCCAACCACATGAAGGTGTTGCGCGAGGCCGGGATCGTGGAGACCGAGCCGTGCGGCCGCTTCGTCTACTACAAGCTCAAGCCCGAGGTCCTGGCCGGCCTGTCCGAGCAGTTCGCCGGACTCGCCGCCTTGGCCCGCACCGCCGCCGAGAACAAGAGGGCCTGTCCGTGA